Genomic DNA from Desulfuromonas versatilis:
CCCCGATCCCCACCACCAGCTTGTCGATAAAGGGGAGATACCGCCCCAGGGGGACGTATTCCCCGAAGGGGACCAGGTGCACCTTGTCGCTGCGCCCCAGCGCCTGCCCCTGCCCCGAAAGCAGGAAGGCGCTGTTGAGATAATGGTACTGGCGATTGACGACCTCGTAGGCCGGGCTGCCAAAAAGCAGAAAGGCACCGGTCTGCCTGGCCGTGCCGGTTACCGCCTCGGCCAGTTCGCCACCGTCCTGGTAATAAAACGGGGTGGCGCTTTCGGGCCAGATGATCAGCTCCGCGGCCGTCGCGGCATGGGCCTCCAGGGAGAGCTCGCGGTAGGTATCGACGGTTCGGCGCTGGTTGGTCGGGTCCCATTTGATCGACTGGTCGATGTTCCCCTGGACCAGAGCGGTCTCCAGGGTCTGCGCCCGGCCGTCGAGGTCCTGGCCGAGACGCCAGTAACCGTAGCCAAGGTTGGCGGCGAACAACAGGGCGCAGGCGATCAGCCCGGCCCAGGGCAGAGCGCGAACCCGGCCGGCCTCTTTGCGCCGCAGACACTCTGCGAGCACCGCGTTGACCAACACCAGCAGGAAGCTGATGCCGTAGACCCCGAACAGGTCGGCCGACTGGATCATGCTCAGCACCGACTGCTGGGAATAGCCCAGGGTGGCCCAGGGAAACCCGGAAAGAAAAAAGGAGCGCAGAAACTCCAGCGCCACCCAGAGTACCGGCAGGGTCAGCACCGCAGAGAGCCCGAGGTGCTGGCGCAGGCGGCAGGCCGCCCAGGTGGCGGCGCCGAAAAACAGGGCGAGATAGGCGACCAGCAGCAGGTAGGCGACCACCGAGAAGACCGGGTGCAGGCGCCCGTAGGTGGTCATCACGATATTCAGCCAGTAAAGAACCAGCCCGAAAAAACCGACCCCCGCGACAAAGCCGCTGCGGAAAGGCCGCCGCTCCATGACCAGAAACAGCGGCACCAGCCCGACCCAGGCCACCGCGGCAAGGTCGATCCGGGGAAACGACAGGGCCAGAACCAGCCCCGACGCCAGGGCCCAACAGTTGGTTGGATCAGGGAGCAGGCGCTTCATGGCGTCAGTTGCCGTTGTCCGCCGGGGGCTTCTGGGCAACGCGCAGGATGCTGACCTTGCGAATTTTGCGGTCGTCTCCCTCGATGACCTTCATGACCAGGGCGCCATCCTGAATTTCCTCGCCTTCGCTGGGTACGTGCCCCAGCAGGTTGAACAGGTACCCGCCGACGGTATCGAACTTGTCCTTGGGAATCTCGAGGTCGAAATGGTCCTCGAGGTCCTCGATGTTCAACCGGCCGTCCACCACCACCGAGCCGTCCTCCTGCTCCTGGAGCCAGTCCTCCTCCACGTCGTACTCGTCCTGGATGTCCCCGACGATCTCCTCGATCAGATCCTCGATGGTGACCAGGCCCGAGGTGCCGCCATATTCATCGATGGCGATCGCCATGTGCACCCGCTTGGTGCGAAACTCCTGAAGCAAATCCTCGATGTTCTTGGTTTCCGGGACGAAGTACGGGGTGCGCATCACCCGGGTGATCTTGACCTCGTCGTCCCGCCGCCCCCAGAACCGCAACAGGTCCTTGGCGTAAACCACCCCCACGATCCGATCGTTGGTCCCCTCGTAGACCGGAACCCGCGAGTGCCCCGAGGAGAGGATCGCCTCGAGCAATTCCTTGAGGGTCGCCACGGTGCTGCAGCAGACCATGTCGGTGCGCGGCACCATGATTTCACGCACGATGGTTTCGCCGAATTCGAAGATGGAGTGGAGCATCTCCCCTTCTTCTTCGTTGATAAGCCCTTCTTCTTCGGATTCGTTGATGATCTGCTGCAGCTCTTTTTCCGTCATCGCGCGGCGTTTGCGGAAAAACAGCCAACGCCAGGCGTCGAGCCACGAACCGGATCTGTTGTTGGGACTGTCGTCGTCCAAAAAACCTTTCCTCCTTGCAGGATTAAATTGATCTTGCCCTTTGGGCACCGGCCCGGTCAGGCAAACAACAGGTGAAGGGCCAGGGTGACCGCCGCGCCCAACCCGGCACCGGCTAGGACCTCCTGGCGGCTGTGAATGCCGAGCAGCAGTCGGCTGTGGCTGACCATGGCGGCCATCGCCAAGGCCAGCAGGCCGATAATCAGATCGACGCGGGCCAGAACGACCGAAGTGCCGATGGAAAACGCAACCGCCGAATGGCCGCTGGGCATCCCCCCGTGCAGCGGGGTTCCCCGGCCGAGACAGGACTTGAGAAGCACCACCAGGATGACCACCGCCAGGACCGATATCACCGGCAACAGGCCGGGAGCCGGCCCCAGACCGCTGAAGCCATCCTGCAGCCCGGGCAGAAAGTACCGTGACAGGGCCAGGTAACCGATCACCACGGCCCCGATGCTGGCCACCAGCACCGCGCCTGCGGCTACGTCCTTGGCCCGGCGAGCCAGGGGATGGTAATCGGGGGATACCAGATCGACCAGGGCTTCCAGGGCGGTATTGAGCAACTCGGCCAGCATGACCATGGTCACCGCAATGCCCAGCAGCACGAATTCCAGAGCCGATATCTTCAACTGCAGCGCCAGCAGGATGACCCCGACGGCGGCGAAAAAATGAAACCGCATGTGGCGCTGCGAGCGGACCGTCCAGAGGATCCCCTCGATGGCACAGTTTACGGCTTCGAGCCAGCCATTCGGTTTCAGCCTGTCGTTCTTCACCCGTTCAGAAACTCCTCTGCGAGCATGGCGAAAATCTCCCGCTCGCGCTCCTCCATGATCCGGGCCTGCTCCTCGGTGCCGCGCTCATGGTCATACCCCAACAGATGAAGGATGCCATGCAGCAACAGAAAGTACAGCTCGCTCTCGAAGCTGACCCCCGCCTCGGCGGCATCGCGGGCGGCGGTATCGGCGGAAATGACCACATCTCCGAGGATCTCCGGGTTCAGCCCCGCCCCGTCCCCTTCCTGCATGGCGAAGGAGATGACGTTGGTGGGCTTGTCCCGCTGCAGATAGTCCCGGTTCAGGTCGCGAATCTGCTCGTCGTCGACCACCACCACCGAGAGTTCAGCATCAGGACATCCCGAGGCGCTTAAGATCCTCCGGGCTACCCTTCGCAGGGGCAACTTCCTTATCTTTTGCCGGCTTTGCCGGTTCTCGATGTGTATCTTCACCGTTTTTCCTTTTGCCTGTCTCCTTGTCCCGCTCCTTGTAGGCGGGTTCGGGATAATCGATCCGGTGGTGGAAAATGCCGGCCAGGATCCGGTTGAAACTCTTGGCGATATTGTGCAGGTCCTTGAGGGTCAGCTCGCACTCGTCGAGCTGGCCGTCGATGAATATGTTGTTGATGATCTTCTGCACCATCCCCTGGATGCGTGCCGGGTTCGGGTCGGTCAGGGTGCGGCTGGCCGCCTCCACCGCGTCGGCGAGCATGATCAGCGCCGCCTCCCGGGTCTGCGGCTTGGGTCCGGGATAGCGGTAGTCACGCTCGTCGACCTGCTGAACCCCGGGATCCTCTTTGCTCTTGGCCTTGTCGTAAAAGAACTTGATCAGGGCGGTGCCGTGGTGCTGGCGGATGATATCCACCAGCGGCTCGCCCAGCTTGCTCTCCCGGGCCAACTCCACCCCGTCCTTGACGTGGGACATCAGGATCAGCGCGCTCATCGAAGGCGCAAGCTTGTCGTGGCGATTATCCTGCCCGTGCATGTTCTCGACGAAATACAGCGGTTTACGGATCTTGCCCACGTCGTGGTAGTAGGCAGCGACCCGGGCCAGCAAAGGGTTGGCATTGATCGCTTCGGCCGCGGCTTCGACCAGGTTGCCGACGATAATCGAGTGGTGATAGGTGCCCGGGGCCTGGATCATCAGTTCGCGCAGTACCGGCTGGTTCATATTGGCCAGCTCCAGCAGCTTGATGTCGGTGGTGTATTTGAAAGCCGATTCGATCAGGGGAATGGTGCCGTTGACGATGATGGCGCAGACCAGGCCGCCGGCCAGGCCGAAGCCGAACTTGTAGAGCAGTTGCATATCGAAGGCGCGCCCGGCCATGACATGAATGCCGAGAATCAGCGCCATGTTGATCAGCGAAAGGCGGAAGCCGGCCCGGTACAGCGTGGAGCGCTCTTTGCACTGGCGCACCCAATGGGCGCCGGTCAGGCTCCCCACCAGGGCGTAGAAGCAGATCACCAGGCTGTTGCCGAACAGGGTCCCCAGGACCAGCGCCGAAAGGATGGCGAAAACCAGGGCGACCTCCGAATTGAGCACGATCCTGACCAGCATCGCGCCGACGGCGAAGGGGAAAACGTAATAGTAGGTTGCGGAATCGATATAGGGGAAAGCGCTTTCCAGTGCGGTGGAGATGAAAATGGCCAGCTTGATCAATACGAACAGGCCAAGGAAAGTCATCACCAGGAAGGTCAGGTCCCGATTGTTCGGCCGGTACTTGCGCACGTTGCGGCGGGCAAACAGGTGGGTGCAGTAGAACAGCAGCAGAATGCAGAGCAGCAGCCCCAACCCCGACCTGAGGGTGCTGTAGTCGCTGCCGATTTCCCGGAGAGCCTTGAGCTTTTTCAGCTGGTCTTCCGAGACCCGCTCCCCCTCGCGGACGACCATCTCGCCCTTCTTCACCTGGAAGAGGACCGGGGTCACGGCCTCGCGGGCCTGCCGCTTGCGGGCCTCGGTTTCGTTCTTGTTGAAAGTCAGGTTGGGCCGCAGCAGCTTCTGGATGACCACGAACAGCGCCTGGCGGTGCCGCGCCCCGAGCCCGCGAACCTCCCGGAGATGCTCCTGCAGCAGGTTCATGGCGTCGCCGACCCCGACGACCGCCGCCAGATCGGTCTCTTCCCATTCGGCCTGGGAAACCAGGTCGCGAATGACCACTCCGCGCTCCCGATCCGCCCTGAACAGCTGAAGGTTGCCAACCACCATGGGGCCAAGGGATTGGGCTATCACCTTGCGCAGCTGCTGATAGAATTCCTGCTCCCGTGCGCTGGGTGGGGACTCCGCACTCTCCGGCGCGGTTACCGCCAGGGCATCGGGCTCAGCCTGCGCCTCCCGCGCCTGGGGGCGCTCTGCGCGGATGGGCAATTCGGCCAGGGGACCCAGCTCCTCTGCGCCGAAATTAACCCCCAGGTGGGTTGCGATCTCCTTGAACAGGTCTTCCCGCGGAACCGATTTGGCCAGACCGGAGTTCAGCTTCCTGATCGCCCCGATCAGCCGATCGGCGATCTCCTGACCAGCGTTGGGATCGAAATCATAGAGCGAGCGCACCTCATCCTCGGCCTCCTGGCGCTTTTTTTCGGTAAGCGTCTCGTCGGGGATGAGCAGGTCGCGCGGCGCTTTTACGTCCCGCGAGGCAATATCCCCCGCGGCGTAATAGTCAGGAATGAATCCCCCCTTGGGGATAATGATGATGGTGAGAAACAGGGCGAGCAGAAAGACCAGCAGGTTTCCCTGAAAACGTTCGCCGAACCAGGGCAGGCGACGCTGGGATACGCTGCCGGATTTGGCTTTACCGCGGGATCCGGCTTCCTGCTTACGATCACTTTTGGTCATGAATTCAGTGCCTCAAATTCAAATCTGGCAACTCCGGGCCACCCTCTCCGCACCCGTGCCGGTTGGAGCCGGGCGGCAAGGCGGGATCAGCTGCCGGATACAAAGGGAGTCAATTATCCGCAGGTTCCGCAACCGGTTTTTTCTGTGCCCGGTCGTAGGCCTGGACAATGGCCTGCACGATGGGGTGGCGGACCACATCGCGGTCGGTGAAACGATTGAAACAGATCCCCTCCACTCCCTTGAGTATCTGCCCGGCCTGCACCAGGCCGGAAATGCGCCCGGCCGGCAGGTCGATCTGGGTGACGTCGCCGGTGATCACCGCCCGCGAACCAAACCCCAACCTGGTCAGGAACATCTTCATCTGCTCGGCCGTGGTGTTCTGTGCCTCATCCAGGATGACAAAGGCGTCATTGAGGGTGCGCCCACGCATGAACGCCAGGGGCGCCACCTCGACGACCCCCTTCTCGATCAGGGCCTGGCCTTTTTCAAAATCCATCATGTCGAACAAGGCGTCGTACAAAGGGCGCAGATAGGGGTTGACCTTTTCCGCTACGTCGCCCGGGAGAAAACCGAGCTTCTCGCCGGCCTCCACCGCGGGCCGGACCAGAACGATCCGGCTGACCTCCTTTTTCATCAGGAAGGAGACCGCCATGGCCATGGCCAGATAGGTTTTCCCGGTTCCTGCCGGGCCGACCCCGAACACCACGTCGTTCTGGCGGATGGCATCGATGTATTTCTTTTGCGCGAGACTCTTGGGGGCGATGATCTTTTTTCGGGCGGAGATGAAGATGGTGTCCAGAAAGATGTCCTTGAGCCGTGCCCTGGAGTCGGCGCTCAGGATCCGTATGGCATAGTCGATGTCCGTGGAGTAAAGCGGATATCCTTCTTTGAGCAGCGACAGAAGCTCATCCATCAACCTCTCGACGAGCTGCACCTGGATGGGTTCACCCTCGATCTGCAGTTCGGTTCCCTTGGAGCCGACCCGCACCCCGAGCAGGCGTTCGATCTGGCGGAGGTTTCTATTTTGTTGGCCGAACAACTGGTTCGCCAGATGGGGATCATCCGCGGCGAATTTGGTTCGGGCTATGCTCTTATTCAAAAAATATCCCTTTGTTTTCGCAAAGATTCAACTGCGAAAAATAACATCGTCCGCGCAGAAAAATCAATTAAATTTATGCCGGCGGCTCCAGGGGGGCAGGCCAAAAAGGGGTTTCAATTTAGCGTCTTTGTGCTATAAATAGGGCCTCATAAAGACCGACCCTGTCGGCATTCAAATCTATTTCCTGCAAGGGGGCTTAAATGAGCGAAATCGTCGATATTTACGCCAGAGAGATCCTGGACTCCCGGGGCAACCCAACCGTTGAGGTCGAGGTCTACCTCGAAAGCGGCGCCATGGGCCGTGCCGCGGTGCCCAGCGGCGCCTCGACCGGCGAGCGCGAGGCGCTGGAACTGCGCGACGGTGACAACACCCGCTACCTCGGCAAAGGGGTGACCAAGGCCGTTGAAAATGTCAACGAAGTCATTTCCGAAGCCCTGATCGGCTGGGAGGCCTCTGACCAGGCCGGCATCGACCGCAAACTGCTGGCCCTCGACGGCACCGACTTCAAAAGCAATCTCGGGGCCAACGCCCTGCTGGGGGTCTCCCTGGCCTGTGCCAAGGCTGCCGCCGAAGAGGCCGGACTGCCCCTCTACCAGTATGTCGGCGGCTCCAACGCCAAGGAACTCCCCCTGCCGATGATGAACATCATCAACGGCGGCGCCCACGCCGACAACAACGTCGATATCCAGGAGTTCATGATCATGCCCGCCGGCGCGGTTTCCTTCAAGGAAGCCCTGCGCATCGGGGCGGAGATCTTCCATGCCCTGAAAAAGGTGCTCAAGGGCAAGGGGTACAATACCGCCGTAGGCGATGAAGGCGGCTTCGCTCCCGACCTCAAAAGCAACGAGGAAGCTCTCGAAGTCATCATGGAAGCCATCCGCGCTGCCGGGTTCAAACCGGGCGAGGACGTTCTGCTGGCCCTCGACGTTGCCTCCTCGGAACTTTTCAAAGGGGGCAAGTACGTCCTGGAGAACGAGGCTCAGCCGGAAAAAACTCCCAAGGAGCTGGTCGACTTCTACGAGGACCTGGTCAATCGCTACCCCATCGTCTCCATCGAAGACGGCATGGCTGAAAACGACTGGGAGGGCTGGAAACTCCTGACCGAACGCCTCGGCAAGCGCATCCAGCTGGTGGGCGACGACCTGTTCGTCACCAATACCAAGATCCTCAAGGAAGGGATCGACAAGGGGATCGCCAACAGCATCCTGATCAAGGTCAACCAGATCGGGACCCTGACCGAGACCCTGGAGGCCATCGAGATGGCCAAGCGGGCCGGCTACACCGCCGTGGTATCCCACCGCAGCGGCGAAACCGAAGACACCACCATCGCCGACCTGGCCGTGGCCACCAACGCCGGGCAGATCAAAACCGGCTCCCTGTGCCGCACCGATCGCGTCTGCAAGTACAACCAATTGCTGCGCATCGAGGATGAACTGGCCGAAGTCGCCGTCTTCAACGGCAAGGACGTTTTCTACAACCTGAAGAACCGGTAGCCCTGCCGGCACACCAGACAAAAAGCCTGCGGCGAAATTCGCCGCAGGCTTTTTTATTTTCTGGGTCCCGTCCTGAAATAAGTTTACACCTGGGAGACTTATTTATGGACGAGTTAGAGGGCAAGCGGAAGAGACGGAGTCAGCGTGATTACACCATGGGCTTTAAATTGCAGGTGGTCGCCGCAGTCGAAAAGGGCGATATGACCTACAAGCAAGCCCAAAAGATTTATGGCATCCAGGGGCGCTCCACAGTGCTAACATGGCTGAGAAAGCACGGCAAGCTGGATTGGACCCACTCTGTGAGGCTGACCATGTCTGATTCTCCCAAAGCCAAAGAGACCCCCGCACAGACCATCAAACGGCTTGAGCGCGAACTTGAGGATGAACGTCTTCGGAATCTGCTTTTGAATGAAGTCGTGGATATTCTCGATGCAGAACATGGGGCCGGACTGCGAAAAAAGTATTTGGCCAAGGAGCGAGACGCCTTCAAAAACAGGAAGGGCTGAGTTTAAGCCATGCTTGCAGGCTTCTTGGCATTACCCGGCAAGCCGTCTATCAACGAGAAAAGCGCATCCGGCAGCGCAGGGTCGAACTGGCACCGGTCCGGGGCATGGTGATGGAGGTCAGGCGATTCATGCCGAGACTTGGTGGCCGGAAGCTCTACCACCTGCTGAAACCCCGGCTTGATGAACAGGGCATCAAATTGGGGCGTGATGGTTTCTTTGACTATCTGCGAGCCCATCAACTGCTGGTAGTACCGGTCAAACGCTACACAAAAACAACGCAGAGCAGACACTGGATGAAGAAACA
This window encodes:
- the eno gene encoding phosphopyruvate hydratase, encoding MSEIVDIYAREILDSRGNPTVEVEVYLESGAMGRAAVPSGASTGEREALELRDGDNTRYLGKGVTKAVENVNEVISEALIGWEASDQAGIDRKLLALDGTDFKSNLGANALLGVSLACAKAAAEEAGLPLYQYVGGSNAKELPLPMMNIINGGAHADNNVDIQEFMIMPAGAVSFKEALRIGAEIFHALKKVLKGKGYNTAVGDEGGFAPDLKSNEEALEVIMEAIRAAGFKPGEDVLLALDVASSELFKGGKYVLENEAQPEKTPKELVDFYEDLVNRYPIVSIEDGMAENDWEGWKLLTERLGKRIQLVGDDLFVTNTKILKEGIDKGIANSILIKVNQIGTLTETLEAIEMAKRAGYTAVVSHRSGETEDTTIADLAVATNAGQIKTGSLCRTDRVCKYNQLLRIEDELAEVAVFNGKDVFYNLKNR
- a CDS encoding PhoH family protein — encoded protein: MFGQQNRNLRQIERLLGVRVGSKGTELQIEGEPIQVQLVERLMDELLSLLKEGYPLYSTDIDYAIRILSADSRARLKDIFLDTIFISARKKIIAPKSLAQKKYIDAIRQNDVVFGVGPAGTGKTYLAMAMAVSFLMKKEVSRIVLVRPAVEAGEKLGFLPGDVAEKVNPYLRPLYDALFDMMDFEKGQALIEKGVVEVAPLAFMRGRTLNDAFVILDEAQNTTAEQMKMFLTRLGFGSRAVITGDVTQIDLPAGRISGLVQAGQILKGVEGICFNRFTDRDVVRHPIVQAIVQAYDRAQKKPVAEPADN
- the lnt gene encoding apolipoprotein N-acyltransferase, coding for MKRLLPDPTNCWALASGLVLALSFPRIDLAAVAWVGLVPLFLVMERRPFRSGFVAGVGFFGLVLYWLNIVMTTYGRLHPVFSVVAYLLLVAYLALFFGAATWAACRLRQHLGLSAVLTLPVLWVALEFLRSFFLSGFPWATLGYSQQSVLSMIQSADLFGVYGISFLLVLVNAVLAECLRRKEAGRVRALPWAGLIACALLFAANLGYGYWRLGQDLDGRAQTLETALVQGNIDQSIKWDPTNQRRTVDTYRELSLEAHAATAAELIIWPESATPFYYQDGGELAEAVTGTARQTGAFLLFGSPAYEVVNRQYHYLNSAFLLSGQGQALGRSDKVHLVPFGEYVPLGRYLPFIDKLVVGIGDFSPGTVSPLPLNGHRAGVLVCFEGIFPELARDYVRKGSDFLINITNDAWFGRSSAPYQHLAMTRFRAIENRIWVARAANTGISAFIAPSGAISTQSPIFQTLYLEGKVGLGAGGSLYARIGDLVPGAFLVLAIWWLARTRRRLEPAS
- a CDS encoding diacylglycerol kinase; translated protein: MKNDRLKPNGWLEAVNCAIEGILWTVRSQRHMRFHFFAAVGVILLALQLKISALEFVLLGIAVTMVMLAELLNTALEALVDLVSPDYHPLARRAKDVAAGAVLVASIGAVVIGYLALSRYFLPGLQDGFSGLGPAPGLLPVISVLAVVILVVLLKSCLGRGTPLHGGMPSGHSAVAFSIGTSVVLARVDLIIGLLALAMAAMVSHSRLLLGIHSRQEVLAGAGLGAAVTLALHLLFA
- a CDS encoding IS3 family transposase (programmed frameshift), which encodes MDELEGKRKRRSQRDYTMGFKLQVVAAVEKGDMTYKQAQKIYGIQGRSTVLTWLRKHGKLDWTHSVRLTMSDSPKAKETPAQTIKRLERELEDERLRNLLLNEVVDILDAEHGAGLRKKYLAKGARRLQKQEGLSLSHACRLLGITRQAVYQREKRIRQRRVELAPVRGMVMEVRRFMPRLGGRKLYHLLKPRLDEQGIKLGRDGFFDYLRAHQLLVVPVKRYTKTTQSRHWMKKHPNRLENQEIGRAEQAFVSDITYVETDEGVHYLSLVTDAYSRKIMGYDVSDNMRAESVVKALQRAARQRQTRRSLIHHSDRGLQYCSAIYQDELRRQGMTPSMTDGYDCYQNALAERVNGILKQEFLINRCRNLRDLKRLVGESIDIYNRLRPHLSLGMKTPDEVHRKATSEREVA
- a CDS encoding HD family phosphohydrolase, encoding MTKSDRKQEAGSRGKAKSGSVSQRRLPWFGERFQGNLLVFLLALFLTIIIIPKGGFIPDYYAAGDIASRDVKAPRDLLIPDETLTEKKRQEAEDEVRSLYDFDPNAGQEIADRLIGAIRKLNSGLAKSVPREDLFKEIATHLGVNFGAEELGPLAELPIRAERPQAREAQAEPDALAVTAPESAESPPSAREQEFYQQLRKVIAQSLGPMVVGNLQLFRADRERGVVIRDLVSQAEWEETDLAAVVGVGDAMNLLQEHLREVRGLGARHRQALFVVIQKLLRPNLTFNKNETEARKRQAREAVTPVLFQVKKGEMVVREGERVSEDQLKKLKALREIGSDYSTLRSGLGLLLCILLLFYCTHLFARRNVRKYRPNNRDLTFLVMTFLGLFVLIKLAIFISTALESAFPYIDSATYYYVFPFAVGAMLVRIVLNSEVALVFAILSALVLGTLFGNSLVICFYALVGSLTGAHWVRQCKERSTLYRAGFRLSLINMALILGIHVMAGRAFDMQLLYKFGFGLAGGLVCAIIVNGTIPLIESAFKYTTDIKLLELANMNQPVLRELMIQAPGTYHHSIIVGNLVEAAAEAINANPLLARVAAYYHDVGKIRKPLYFVENMHGQDNRHDKLAPSMSALILMSHVKDGVELARESKLGEPLVDIIRQHHGTALIKFFYDKAKSKEDPGVQQVDERDYRYPGPKPQTREAALIMLADAVEAASRTLTDPNPARIQGMVQKIINNIFIDGQLDECELTLKDLHNIAKSFNRILAGIFHHRIDYPEPAYKERDKETGKRKNGEDTHREPAKPAKDKEVAPAKGSPEDLKRLGMS
- the ybeY gene encoding rRNA maturation RNase YbeY, encoding MRRVARRILSASGCPDAELSVVVVDDEQIRDLNRDYLQRDKPTNVISFAMQEGDGAGLNPEILGDVVISADTAARDAAEAGVSFESELYFLLLHGILHLLGYDHERGTEEQARIMEEREREIFAMLAEEFLNG
- a CDS encoding hemolysin family protein → MDDDSPNNRSGSWLDAWRWLFFRKRRAMTEKELQQIINESEEEGLINEEEGEMLHSIFEFGETIVREIMVPRTDMVCCSTVATLKELLEAILSSGHSRVPVYEGTNDRIVGVVYAKDLLRFWGRRDDEVKITRVMRTPYFVPETKNIEDLLQEFRTKRVHMAIAIDEYGGTSGLVTIEDLIEEIVGDIQDEYDVEEDWLQEQEDGSVVVDGRLNIEDLEDHFDLEIPKDKFDTVGGYLFNLLGHVPSEGEEIQDGALVMKVIEGDDRKIRKVSILRVAQKPPADNGN